In Microcaecilia unicolor chromosome 1, aMicUni1.1, whole genome shotgun sequence, the following are encoded in one genomic region:
- the LOC115465176 gene encoding nitric oxide synthase, endothelial-like has product MYTCGDVTMATDVLQTVQLILMAEGDMSVTEAGDYIGQLRDQNRYHEDIFGITLRTQEVTSRIRSQSFSLQEKREI; this is encoded by the exons ATGTACACCTGTGGTGATGTCACCATGGCGACAGACGTGCTGCAGACGGTCCAGCTCATCCTGATGGCAGAGGGAGACATGAGCGTCACGGAGGCTGGAGATTACATTGGACAGCTTCGG GATCAGAACCGATACCATGAGGATATCTTTGGCATCACGCTCCGAACACAAGAGGTGACTTCTAGGATCCGTTCCCAGTCCTTCTCCTTACAGGAGAAGCGAGAGATCTAA